Genomic segment of Steroidobacter denitrificans:
CGTGGCCGGGTCAGGGCCGCGCCAGCGCTGTACGATTCCCCACCCCAGCAGGATGCTCAGTACCACGAATCCAGCGATCGCCACCGGCCGCAGCCGCGGCACGGCGATCGCAACATAGAGAAATGCAGCTGCAAGTATCCAATACATGCGCCAAGGATAACCGCAGGCTGCCGCAACCAGACAGCTAAAACCGCCCGGATATAAAAGATACGCTTGATCCGTGCCGCGAACATGCCAAGATCATCGTTCCCCGCTCCCGCGAAAACGATGACCAACCCGCCACCGCGCGGATGATGAACGCTTTTCCACCATGAAACCGCGCCCCAGCCGATCCCGCAGCCGCGACGATGGCGGCATCGTGTACAGCACCGGCATCGGCGAGCGCTGCCCGAACTGCCTGCGTGCCCGCCCCGAATGCGTCTGCCGCAAAGGCACACCCGGTAAAGGCGCGTCCGGCAAGGCGGCTGCCGACGGCGTCGTACGCGTCAGCCGCGAGACTCAGGGGCGCAAGGGCAAGGGTGTTACCGTCATCGCCGGACTGGGCCTGCCCGAGCCTGAATTGCAGCTGCTTGCCACCGAACTCAAGAAGCACTGCGGCTGCGGCGGCTCGGTGGAGAATGGACGTATCGAGATCCAAGGCGATCATCGCGATCGCCTCGTCGAGGATCTCACCCGGCGCGGCTGGGCGGTGAAACGCGCGGGAGGCTGAGCATCTTTTGCTTACTGGTGCCGCTACTCGCGGTGCGGCGCCATCCGAGTACCTCATCCATCACTTTGGGCCAGGCCGGCCGGCTTCCGAATCGGAAAAAGCGTTGGAATCAAGGCGTGCATTGTTGCGGTGGAATGACAGTGTGTCGCACCTTGGAGTGCTTGTCAGCGGCTGGAGTTTATTCCTACACTTGGTCGTAGTTGATTGAAAATTATCCGACTTCATACGGTGGAGAAACTGCATGCAGCTTAACGACTGGGCGACAACCCGTCTTCGGGACACTCAAGCTCGATGCCAATGGCATGCTGGACGACCGGCAAAACCGCATCCGCCGAAATCGCTTCGTTGCGTGAGCGCGTGAAGACGATGACTGCCAAGAATCTTCCCCTCGCCGGAATCAAGGTCGTCGAAGTCTCCATGTGGGCCTTCGTGCCGGCGGCAGGCGCCGTGCTTGCCGATATGGGTGCCGAGGTAGTAAAGATCGAGCCGCATACCGGTGATCCGATGCGCGGACTCACTTATCAGGGCATCGCTCCTGGTACCGGAGGTTTCACCTTCCTCTGGGATATTTTCAATCGCGGCAAACGCAGCGTCGCGATGGACCTGAACGTCGAGGGTGCCACGGATGTGTTGCACCGGCTCTTGGAAGATGCCGATGTTTTTCTGGTAAGTCTACTGCCGTCGGCGCGCCGGAAACTGAAGATCGACATCGAGGATATCTGCAGCCGCCATCCCAGGCTCATTTATGCTGTGGGCAGCGGGCAAGGCGCCCATGGTCCCGAGGCGGACAAGGGCGGCTATGACGCGCTCTCCTTCTGGGCGCGCGGCGGTGTAGCCTCTGCGGTAACGCCGGACGACTCGCCGCACGTTCTCCTGCAACCGACCGGCGCCTTCGGCGACAGCATCAGCGGCGCGATCCTGGCCGGCGGCGTTGCAGCGGCACTCGCGCAGCGGGCAATGACCGGCAAGATTTCAGTCGTCGATACCTCACTGCTCGGTACATCCATGTGGGTGATGCAGACCGGCATCATCGGCGCAACGCTCGCCGGCGTAAACGAGTTGCCCAAGCTAAGCCGCGACATCGTGCCGAATCCGCTGGTGAATAGCTACCGCACATCCGATGGACGTTTCATTGCCCTCTGCATGCTGCAAAGCCAGCGCTATTGGCCGGGCTTCTGCAAAGCCGCCGGCCGTCCTGAGCTGATCAACGATCCACGTTTCGATACCGACGAGAACCGCACCGCGAACCTGAAGGCCTGTGTGACCATGCTCGATGAGCTGTTTGCAACACGCACGCTGGCCGAATGGGAGACGATCCTTGCAAGCCAGGAAGGCCAGTGGAACATCGTGCAGCAGGCCGGTGAACTTGCACGGGATCCGCAGGCAGTGGCCAACCGCTTCATCCAGGAGGTCGATTACGGCGACAGCCGGGCACTCAAGATGGTCAGCACGCCCCTGCAGTTCGACCGCCAGGCACTCAATGCCCGTCCGGCCCCCGATCTCGGGGCGCATAACGACCAGGTGCTCGCCGAGCTCGGCTATGACGAGGAACAGATTCTCAACTTGAAGATAGCCGGCATCGTTTCCTGAGACGGCAGCCGACGCACCGAAGATTCGCGTAAGGAGCATTCGATGGCTGAAAGCCTACGACGGTCGACCAGTCCTTTGGCCGAAAAGCTATCCCGAGAGGATTCCTGTCCGCACAAGGGAACTTCGGCATTGGCATCCAACCAGGCCGATCAGGCTGCATCGCATACGGCGGCCGGCGTTCCCAATGGGATCGAGACCGACTGGGATCCAAGGTCTGCCGAAGTTCTGCGCGATCAACGCGCCGCCTATGACTCCATGCGCGAACGCTGTCCCGTCGCCTTCAGCGAGTTCATGCACTGGTCTTTGTTCCGTCACGAGGACATCGAACGTGCGCTCCTGGATCATGAAACCTTCAGCAATGCGGTATCCCAGCATCTCACCGTACCGAACGGCATGGATCCGCCTGAACACACGGCTTACCGCGCCATCATTGATCGCTGTTTCACACCGGAACGCGTCGATGCATTTGCACCCGTCTGCCGCGGGATCGCTGCCGACCTGGTGCGCAACATGCTGGGACGCGACGAGGTGGAGTTGATAGCGGATCTGGCCTTGCCGTTCTCGGTATACGTGCAGTGCGCTCATCTCAACTGGCCGACGACCCTGCATGAGCCGTTGATCCGCTGGACGCGAAGAAACTACGAAGCCAATCTCAAGCGGGATCGGCATATCACCTCGGAAATAGCCCGGGAATTCGAGGCGCTCATCGACGACATGATCGAAGCCCGGTCGCAAGGACAGTCGAAGCCTGAAGACGATCTTACCGCCGTCCTGCTCAATGAGCGCGTGTGGGGACGGCCGCTCAGCAACGAGGAAATCGCCAGCATCCTGCGAAACTGGACTGTCGGTGAGATCGGTTCCATCTCAGCGGCAGTGGGCATCGTGGCCTACTATCTGGCGCAGCATGTCGACTTGCAGCAGCAACTCAGGACACAACCTTCCCTGCTGGATGCCGCTATCGATGAAATCCTGCGCATGTTCGGCCCGTTGGTGGCCAATCGGCGGATCACGACCCGTCCGGTAGAAATCGGCGGCCGGAAGATCGGCGCCGGTGAACGGATATCGCTCATGTGGATCGCCGGCAACAGAGACGGGCGCGTCTTCGATGATCCCGACAGCTTCCGTCTGGATCGCGACCCGGCAAAGAATCTCCTGTATGGGGCGGGCGTTCATGTCTGTCCAGGTGCGCCGCTGGCCAGGCTGGAGTTGCGGATGATCACCGAGGAACTGCTCAGACAGACCACGGCGATCGAGCCAGTGCCCGGTAAAACCCCTGTCAATGCCATTTTCCCTTCGAGTGGATATGCCACGCTGCCGCTGTGTATCAAACGTTGATTACAGAATTTGCTGGCTTGCCGAGCGAGCAGGTTTCCTGAAGTTCCAGATCCTGCAGTTCGGTGCAGGCAATTGTCAGTCAAAGATAGAGGAGTTTCTGAAATGAGTGCCATCCCCGTAAAACTATTATCGTGCGACACCCACCTTGAGCACTGGGGTACGGTGCTCGAGAATTACATTCCGCAAAAACATCATCCTCTGTTCGAACAGGCGCCCTACAAGATCAAGATTCACGGCCACACTCCCTGTTATGGGGACGATGGCGTGAACGTCGCGGCCATCGGCGGCTATCGCGACTACTGGAAGATCAGAAAGGGAACCATCGACATCAAGAAGGACAAGATTCCAGGAACCTATGGCGGACCGGATGAATATGCCGAATGGATGAAGATCGACGGCATCACGGCGGCCGTACTGCTTCCCGGCGGGCCGACGGGCTCTGTCATCGGCGTGGCCCGCGGCACGCTCGATCGGGCTGAATATCTGGACGTGCTGCGGGGTTACAACAACTTCGCCAGCGATTTCTCCAAAGCCTATCCCGATATGTTCCTTGGCGGCGCCTGTATTCCGACGACCGGAATCGATGATGCCATCGCCGAGTTGCAGCGGGTAAGCAAGTTGCCGGGTATTCGTACGGTCGCACCGGCTGCCTTCCCCAATGGTTCGGCCAGTCCGCAACCCGAAGACGATCGTTTCTACCAGGAGGCGATGAATCTTGGCATGCCCATCACCATGCACGGCGGCTGGTCCAGCCCGATCGGCGGCTGCAAGAACGACCAGGACGTGGCTGCCTGGATCATCGGTCATATCGAGGTCGTCACCGGCGGACCCTACAGCGCGACGCAGATGATCCTGTCAGGCGTGTTCGACCGTCTGCCGAACCTGCGCATCATCGTGCTTGAGGCCGGTGCCGGTTGGCTGCCCTTCTCCATGGATGTCATGGATCACTTCTACGATCGCCAGCGCCATTGGGCGGGTATCGACCTGAAGAATCCTCCCTCCTGGTACTGCACCAGCGGCAATTTCCTATGGAACGTCATTGCCGACAGGCACGCCATCAAGATGCGGAACTTCATCGGTGTCGACAACCTTTCCTGGGCATCGGACTTCCCGCATGGCAATTCCGAGTTTCCGGAAGATCGCGCCCGGGCCATGAAACTTGTCGCGGACTGCACTGCCGAGGAGCGTAACAAGATCCTCTGGAGCAATGCCGCCCAATTCTACGGGCTGGAGACCTGAGGTATTCCCTTGGCGGGAAGGCGGCGCCCGGACTTCATCCTATGATCCGGGCTGCCGCTCCCGTCTTCTGAACCTTGTGAGGATACTGTATGAACACCGTGCATAGTGCAGATACGGGTACGGCAACTGTCGATCGATCGAAGCTGCCGCTGGTTTATTCCTGTTCCGGTTGCTCGAGCGCAGCCCAGACCAGCAATAGCGTGGCAATCGCGCTCGATCGCCGCAACCTGGCGGAGATGTCCTGCATCGCCGGCGTGGGTGGTGATGTCAAGAAGCTGGTCAAGGTTGCCAAGTCCGGCCGGCCGATCATTGCGATCGACGGTTGTCCCTTGGCCTGCGTGAAGAACTCTCTGGCACGTCACGGGGTGGAACCGGCAGTCTGGCACGAACTCTCCCAGTATGAGGTGGAAAAGGTCTATCAGGCCGATCCGAATCCTGAACTGGTGAAGAAAGTGATAGGCATCGTGACCGACTCGCTGAGTTCGATACCGCAGAAGTAAGCCTTTGCCGCCCGGGATGCAGTCGCATCCCGGCCGGACTCGAGATCTCGCCGCCGGCATGAAACCCGTAAGCCGTTTTCGCTCCCAAGCTGTTTTCGCCATGAAAGATTCGAGTTCGAGGGCGAATATGCATGGGATCGCCGTGACCTGCACGGTCGCGGACAAGGGCTTATCAGACGAAGGAATCTGTTGCTAAACGACACTGATGATGACTACGAATATTCAGGATAGAAATTCAGCGCGTTTGGAAGGAACCGGTTCCTCGATTTCCGTCGCACTGGCCGGCAGCGGTGGAACAGGCGCCATCTCGGCAGCCACCATGCTGGTGGATGCCGCCGGAAAGGCGCAGTGGTACGCGTTGATGACCCGATCGGTCGGTGCGCAGATCCGGGGCGGTGAGACCGCTGCGCTGATCCGCTTCAGCACCGATCCCGTGGCGGGTCACGGCGATGATTTTCAGGTTCTGCTGGCCTTTGACTGGCAGAATCTCGAACGCTTCGCCAGTGAAATCCCCTTATCGGCGAACAGCCTGGTCATTGGCGATCTGGACCATGGAGCGGCGCCGGAGGTGATCGCCGCAACCGGCGCCCGCTATGTCGGGCTGCCGCTCAAACAGCTTGCCAGGACGATTCCCGGCGGGCGTCCGAATATGGTGGGCATGGGAGTCGTTGCCGGGCTGATCGGGCTGCCGCTTGAGCCCTTGTATTCCGTACTCGAGAATTTTTTCGCCGATAAAGGCGATAAGATCCTGGCCGTCAGCAAACAGACGGTAGCGGTCGGTTATGAAGCGGCGGCAGCGCTCGGCGATGAATATCGGCTGCCGCCGGCTCATACACCGTCATCGGGAAAACGCTGGAGTATCAGCGGCAATCAGGCTACGGGCCTGGGCGCCCTCAGGGGAGGCATCCGCTTCGTTGCCGCATATCCCATCACGCCGGCCACCGAAGTTCTGGAGTGGATGGCGGGGGCATTGCCCGGGGTCGGAGGCGCGCTGGTCCAGGTCGAAGATGAACTGGCGGCAATCAACCAGATCGTCGGCGCCTCATACGGCGGTACGCCGGCACTCACCGCCACCGCCGGTCCAGGCCTGTCATTGATGATCGAGTCGCTGGGTCTGGCCGTCGCTGCGGAAGTCCCGCTGGTCGTGGTGGATGTCATGCGCGGCGGTCCATCGACCGGCATCCCTGCGAAATCGGAGCAGGCGGATCTCAATATCGCGATTTACGGCCTGCATGGAGATGCCCCGCACCTGGTGCTGGCACCGAATTCCGTAACGGACTGCATCTTCACTACACAATGGGCCACGCATCTATCGGAGACTCTGCAGGCACCGGCGATCGTGCTTTCCGATCAATATCTCGGACAGACGAAAGCGGTGTTGGACAGGCCTCCCGATATCGTTTTTCCGACCCGGCGTGAATTGGCTAGCGAACCTGCCGACGGCCGGAAGTATCTGCGCTACGCGGATACGCCTTCCGGTGTTTCGCCCATGGCGACCCCGGGTATGCCGGGTTGTCAATATACGGCGGACGGTCTCGAGCATGATCAAAGCGGTGCGCCCTCCTCGCGTGCCGAGGACCATCTTGCTCAGATGAACAAACGTGCCCGCAAGCTTGCCGACCACGACTACGGAGACTACTGGGCGGATCTCGACGGCGAAGGGGATCTGGCCATCGTTACCTGGGGCTCATCCACCGGCGCGGTACGAGAAGCGGCGAGTAGATGGCGAAAGGAAGGCGGCAAGGTCAGAGTGCTCAGCGTTCGCCTGCTGGCGCCGGTACAGCCGGAAAAATTTCAGCAGGCCCTTGCCGGCGTATCTCGCATACTCGTGGTCGAGCAGAGCCACGGTGCACAGTTCTACCGCTACTTGCGGGCTTATTACGACCTGCCGCAGCAGACCAGGATCCTGCATCAACCCGGTCCGTTACCGTTTCGGCCGCACCAGATCTGCGAACAACTTTCCAGCTGGAGAGCGACGTGATTCATGAACCCTTGCTGCAGCAGAAAGAACCCGATGCCGTCATGAAGGATCCGGACAGCTATCGTTCCGGGGTCAAGCCGGTCTGGTGTCCCGGATGTGGCGACTATTCTGTGCTGAGCGCTCTGACCAACGCCATGAGTGCGCTGCAGCTGCCGCCTGAACAGGTCGCCTTGATTTCGGGCATCGGCTGCTCATCGCGAATACCGACATATGTCAACGTCTATGGTTTTCATGGCGTGCATGGGCGTGCCCTGCCGCTGGCCACCGGACTCAAGCTGGCGCGGCCCGATCTGACCGTACTGGCAGCCGGAGGCGATGGTGACGGTTTTTCGATCGGCGGCAATCATTTTCTGCACGCCTGCCGCCGCAATGTGGACATGACCTATATCATCATGGACAACGAGGTCTACGGCATGACGAAAGGCCAGGCCTCGCCGACCACCGCGCCGGACTGGACCGGAAGCGATCTAACCCCGGCGGGAACCGGCTTGACCGCTTTTCAACCCTTGTTGCTGGCATTGGTGACCGGCGCCAACTTCATCGCCCGCTGCTTCAGCGGCGACCCGGCCAATTTGGCGGAAATTCTGGTCGAGGCGATTCGACACCCGGGCTTCTCGGTCGTACAGATCCTGAGTCCCTGTCCGACTTTTCGCCCGGAGCAGCGCCAGTGGAAAAATCAGGTGCGTGAGATCCCCGACAGCGCAACAGCCGATTTTCGCAGCGCCGCCCGTTTTTTGATGGAAGATGACGGCCTGAGCGTGGGGCGGATCCTTTATCGCACAGATCGTAAGCCATTCGCGCTCTCGAAGAACCGGCGCGGTGATATCAGCGAGTTAGACATGGAATTCGTACTATGACTGCAAGCGGCAATATCAAACCGGAGCGTTCCCTCGAGGATCTGTTGGCCTATGCCGAGATCATGGAACGTGCTGCCGCCAATCGTTATGCGGAGTTGGCCGATATCATGACGGTCCACAACAACCCGGAGGTCTCGGAATTATTCCGCAAGATGGCTGCCATCGAATGGCTGCATGTGAATAATGTCAATGAACTGTCACGTGAACTGACGACCCCGGTTGATGCGGTGCAGGCCGGCGGCGGTGATCGCCTGCGCGGCGCCGAGATTCCGGATTCGGAAGACATGCATTATCTGCACACGCCGCACCATGCATTAAAACTGGCGCAGAAATATGAGCAAAACGCTCTGGATTTTTATCGCCAATTGGCCGAGTCGGCGAAGAGCGACGAGTTGCGTGCCGCGGCGCTGCGGCTGGCGGCCGAGGAGGAATCTCATCTGCGTGAATTGGATAGCTGGCTGCTTCAGTATCCCGAACCGGAACCCGGTTGGGATAAGGACTTTGATCCGCCGAATGCAATTGATTGACTCGTACAAGCACAGCAGGACAACACCGGCACCCGCTGTCCAGGTGATGATCTGCGGATACACTTGATGTTCATGCTGGATCGGCAGGCCAATGCGAAGTCTGTCGCAGCAAATCGCCGGGAACGCTCGGCATACTTCGATATTGACCGATAGGTGGCAAGTCATGAGTCTGAGAATCACGGAACTGTGCAGCGCCTGTGATGCGTGTCTGTCTGAATGCCCTACGGAAGCCATTACCGCCGGAAGACCCTACGTAATCGATCAGGACAAGTGCGTCGAATGCGTCGGCTTCTTCGATGAACCTCAATGCATGGATGTCTGTCCGGTCAACGGAGCAATCGTGCCGGCAACGATGCAGTCCGGTGCCGGTTGACGAAGATATCGCCGATGCAGGCAGTCGCCATGAGCACCGACCCGGGAGATCTGCGCCGGGCGTTCGGTACCTTTGCCACCGGAGTGACGATCGTTACCGCCCGCAGCGTGACCGGACAGGACGTAGGCTTGACGGTCAACAGCTTCAGTTCCGTTTCGCTGGATCCCCCGATGGTGCTCTGGAGTCTCGCCAAAACCTCGGGAAACCGTGCCACTTTCATGGAAACGGACTCTTTTGCCGTACATATCCTGGCCCAGGAACAGGCTGATCTCGCCGCGATATTCGCCCAGCGCGGTGTTGATAAATTCGCCGGGCTCGAGCTTGATCGCGGTATCGAACAGGTCCCTTTGCTCGATAACTGCAGTGCCCGCTTCCAGTGTAAGACGGTTTTCCGCTTCGATGGCGGCGATCATGACATTCTAGGCGGCGAGATCGTCGCCTATGAGCATTTCGAGCGCCCTCCCCTGGTCTTCCTCTCCGGCCGGTATGCGATTGCCATGGAGCATCCCGAGGAGGGCCCGGCAGCCGAGGATCAAGAGCCGTTCGCCACCAGTACACTGATGTCGTTGCAGTATCTGGTGGCCAAGGCGCACTATCAATGTCAGCTTGCTCTACGGCCCGAGCTGGCCCGGGCGGATCTCACCGAGGTCGAGTTCTATCTGCTGGCGGTTGTAGCAATGACCAGTCCCTGTACAGTGGATTATCTCCTGCGGCGGGTAGAAACCTCGGGGGCCGAGGTCAGCAAGGTGAATATCGACCGTCTCGTGAATCGAGGCTTTCTGGTCAGGCAGAGCGCGGCGCGGGAAGATTTACGTATCACTATCGAAGGCGGCAAAATTCTGATGCGGCTCGCCGCCGTCAGAAAGACCATCGAAAGCGATGCCCTCAAGGACTTCAGTTTGACCGAGATCGGCGTCTTCAAACAAATGCTGCGCAGGGTGGTCCAGCGAACCATGCCGGCAGAGCACAGCCTGGCATGACGGCTCCCGCCGGAAATCGCCGTTCCCGATCCTCGGCGATCCCTGCCTCCTCGACCTCCCGCCCGAACCGCTGATGCCGCCGCGAGGTTGGATGCTACGCATCCAACCTCGATGCATACACCAGCCGCAGGCCGTCATGGCCGAATAATCGACTCAAACGCTCGGTCAGCTCGCAGGTCGGCGTCACCGACCATTCATCCGGCAGCACCACTTCCGCGCGCGCCTCGATATTTCGGTAGCGTATCGCCACTTGGCAGCGTCCGCCGCGAAACGGCTGCAGCGTCTCGTGCAATGACTCGACGAACCGGCGATCGACCCCGCGGTCGGCCTCGCCATCGGCATTGACGGGCCAGCGCAGCACCAGGCGGCGGCCATATCGTTCACGCGCCTGATCGATGTCCATCACGTGTTTGGCAGTCAGGCGCCAGTCCTCAATGTAATCATCGAAGCGCAGCGAGCCTTCGACTATCAGGATCGCACCCTTCGCGACCCGGCTGCGGTACTCCTGCCAGACATCCTCGAACATGGAGACCTCCATGCGGCCGCTGCGATCATCGAGCGTAAAAGTCGTACGCTGGCCGCGCTTGCCGGTTTCGAACACCATGCCGGCCACGGATACGGGTCTGCCCTTGAAATGAAATCCCTCGTTGCTTCCGGGTGCCGGCCGCTCTCCGATGATATCGGCGATGCGGCCGCTGATGATGGGACGCAGTTCGGCGGCGAATTCCTCGAATGGATGTCCGGTGAGATACAGCCCCAGAGTCTCGCGCTCCCCCTCCAGGCGCACGCGGGAACTCCAGTCCGGCAGCACCTCCACCGGCACCGGCGCCTCGCTCTGTGTATTCGTATCCAGGAGGCCGAACATATCGTCCTGGCCGACGGCGCGTGCACGCAGAGTCTGGTCCGCAAGCTGCATCGCCGCCGGCAGACTGTGCATCAAGGTGGCACGGTTCGGCCCCAATGAATCGGCGGCGCCGGCGCGGATCAGCGCCTCCAGCACGCGGCGATTCATGCGATTGATATCGGAGCGCCGGCATAGATCGGCCAGGTCGCGATAGGGACCGCCGCTGTCGCGTTGGGCAACCAGCATTTCCACGACGCCCTGGCCGACGCCCTTGATCGCACCGAGTCCATAGCGAATACGGCGTTCGCCCGATACCGTGAACATGTAGTGCGAAGCGTTGACATCGGGCGGCTCGACCTCGAGCCGCATACGGCGCGCCTCATCGATCAGAGTCACGACCTTGTCGGTCTTGTCCATGTCCGCCGACAACACCGCTGCCATGAAGGCGGCTGGATAATGCGTCTTGAGCCAGGCGGTCTGATAGGACAGCAGCGCGTAAGCGGCGGAGTGGGACTTGTTGAAGCCGTACCCCGCAAATTTTTCCATGAGATCGAAGATATGTTCCGCCGTGCGCTGTGCGACACCACGGCCGGTCGCGCCGGTCACGAAGATCGAACGCTGCTGCGCCATTTCCTCGGGCTTTTTCTTGCCCATCGCCCGGCGCAACAGGTCGGCTCCGCCCAGCGTATAGCCGGCCAGCACCTGGGCAATCTGCATGACCTGTTCCTGGTACAGGATGACACCGTAGGTCGGGGCCAGTACAGGCTGTAGATCGGGATGCAGATAGTCGATCGGCCCGGTGATCTTGCCATGCTTGCGGGCGATGAAGTCATCGACCATGCCCGATTGCAGCGGTCCCGGCCGGAACAAGGCCACGAGCGCGATGATGTCCTCGAAGCAGTCCGGCTGCAGACGCCGGATGAGATCCTTCATGCCGCGCGATTCGAGCTGGAATACTGCAGTGGTTGTACAGCGCTTGAGCAGATCGTAGGTGGCCGTATCGTCCATGGGCAGTGCGGCCATGTCCAGCAACGCTTCGCCGTGCTGCAAGCGCTGCGCATTGATGGTCTTGACGGCCCAGTCGATGATCGTCAGGGTGCGCAGGCCCAGAAAATCGAACTTGACGAGCCCGACTGCTTCCACATCATCCTTGTCGAATTGGGTGACGACGCTGCCGCCGGAGGCATCACAGAACAGCGGGGTGAAATCCGTCAGCATCGAGGGCGCGATCACCACGCCGCCGGCATGCATGCCGGCGTTGCGGACCAGGCCTTCCAGCGACATGGCCATATCCAGCAGTGCGCGCGTCTCCTCCTCCTCGCGATAGCGGCGCCGCAGTTCCTCCTCCTTCTCCATGGCTGCCTTCAGCGTGATGCCGAGTTCAAACGGTATCAGCTTGGCGATCGAATCGGCGTAGCCGTAACTCTGGCCGAAGATCCGCGCGACGTCGCGCACCACCGCCTTGGCGGCCATGGTGCCGTAGGTAATGATCTGGGAGACGCGCTCGCGCCCGTAGCGCTGCGCCACATAGTCGATGACCCGATCACGGCCGTCCATGCAGAAGTCGATATCGAAGTCGGGCATGGAGACGCGTTCCGGATTGAGGAAGCGTTCGAACAGCAGATCGTAGCGCAGCGGGTCAAGATCGGTAATGCCAAGGGCGTACGCCACCAGGGATCCGGCGCCCGAACCGCGGCCGGGGCCGACCGGCACACCATTGTCGCGTGCCCAGCGAATGAAGTCCGCTACGATCAGAAAATAGCCGGCGAAGCCCATCGGGCAGATGACGCCGAGTTCCGCATCCAGGCGTTCCTGATATTCCCGCGGGGTGATCACGCGCGCCTTCATGGGTGCGGCACCGAGCCGGAGCAGTCTTTGCTGCAGCCCCCGCTGCGACTCCTCACGCAAAAAATCCTCCATGCTCATGCCGGAAGGCACGGGATACGGCGGCAGCACCGACTTGCCGAGGGTCAGTTGCAGGGTGCAGCGCCGGGCGATCTCGACGGAATTCGTCAGCGCCTCGGGCAGCTCCTTGAACAAGGCCGCCATTTCCTGCGGCGACTTGAGATACTGCTCGCGGCTGTAATGCCGCGACCGCTTGGGATCATCGAGCAGGCTGCCTTCCTGGATGCATACGCGCGCTTCATGCGCATCGAAGTCCGTGGGCCGCAGAAAACGTACGTCGTTCGTGGCGACGATCGGCACACCCCGCTCGCAGGCGAGTTCGAGCGAGCCCTGGATGAGCCGCTCTTCCGCCTCGCGGCCGGTACGCTGTAATTCCAGATAAAAGCGATCGCCGAACAGATCGAGCCAGAAGCCCAGTGCCGTGCGGGCGTCCTCGGGACGCC
This window contains:
- the dnaE gene encoding DNA polymerase III subunit alpha yields the protein MNFIHLHLHTEYSLADSVVRITSEGQQGGLMDAVAAAGMPAVALTDQGNLFAMVKFYKAALARGVKPLIGVDLRVREPDERADPSTLVMLCQNETGYRNLTRLVSRSWQEGQSKGIPMVDRGWLTREDLAGLIALSGARAGDVGRAIVNGRPEDARTALGFWLDLFGDRFYLELQRTGREAEERLIQGSLELACERGVPIVATNDVRFLRPTDFDAHEARVCIQEGSLLDDPKRSRHYSREQYLKSPQEMAALFKELPEALTNSVEIARRCTLQLTLGKSVLPPYPVPSGMSMEDFLREESQRGLQQRLLRLGAAPMKARVITPREYQERLDAELGVICPMGFAGYFLIVADFIRWARDNGVPVGPGRGSGAGSLVAYALGITDLDPLRYDLLFERFLNPERVSMPDFDIDFCMDGRDRVIDYVAQRYGRERVSQIITYGTMAAKAVVRDVARIFGQSYGYADSIAKLIPFELGITLKAAMEKEEELRRRYREEEETRALLDMAMSLEGLVRNAGMHAGGVVIAPSMLTDFTPLFCDASGGSVVTQFDKDDVEAVGLVKFDFLGLRTLTIIDWAVKTINAQRLQHGEALLDMAALPMDDTATYDLLKRCTTTAVFQLESRGMKDLIRRLQPDCFEDIIALVALFRPGPLQSGMVDDFIARKHGKITGPIDYLHPDLQPVLAPTYGVILYQEQVMQIAQVLAGYTLGGADLLRRAMGKKKPEEMAQQRSIFVTGATGRGVAQRTAEHIFDLMEKFAGYGFNKSHSAAYALLSYQTAWLKTHYPAAFMAAVLSADMDKTDKVVTLIDEARRMRLEVEPPDVNASHYMFTVSGERRIRYGLGAIKGVGQGVVEMLVAQRDSGGPYRDLADLCRRSDINRMNRRVLEALIRAGAADSLGPNRATLMHSLPAAMQLADQTLRARAVGQDDMFGLLDTNTQSEAPVPVEVLPDWSSRVRLEGERETLGLYLTGHPFEEFAAELRPIISGRIADIIGERPAPGSNEGFHFKGRPVSVAGMVFETGKRGQRTTFTLDDRSGRMEVSMFEDVWQEYRSRVAKGAILIVEGSLRFDDYIEDWRLTAKHVMDIDQARERYGRRLVLRWPVNADGEADRGVDRRFVESLHETLQPFRGGRCQVAIRYRNIEARAEVVLPDEWSVTPTCELTERLSRLFGHDGLRLVYASRLDA
- a CDS encoding 4Fe-4S binding protein, which codes for MSLRITELCSACDACLSECPTEAITAGRPYVIDQDKCVECVGFFDEPQCMDVCPVNGAIVPATMQSGAG
- a CDS encoding ferritin-like domain-containing protein, which codes for MAYAEIMERAAANRYAELADIMTVHNNPEVSELFRKMAAIEWLHVNNVNELSRELTTPVDAVQAGGGDRLRGAEIPDSEDMHYLHTPHHALKLAQKYEQNALDFYRQLAESAKSDELRAAALRLAAEEESHLRELDSWLLQYPEPEPGWDKDFDPPNAID
- a CDS encoding flavin reductase, producing the protein MSTDPGDLRRAFGTFATGVTIVTARSVTGQDVGLTVNSFSSVSLDPPMVLWSLAKTSGNRATFMETDSFAVHILAQEQADLAAIFAQRGVDKFAGLELDRGIEQVPLLDNCSARFQCKTVFRFDGGDHDILGGEIVAYEHFERPPLVFLSGRYAIAMEHPEEGPAAEDQEPFATSTLMSLQYLVAKAHYQCQLALRPELARADLTEVEFYLLAVVAMTSPCTVDYLLRRVETSGAEVSKVNIDRLVNRGFLVRQSAAREDLRITIEGGKILMRLAAVRKTIESDALKDFSLTEIGVFKQMLRRVVQRTMPAEHSLA